In a single window of the Elusimicrobiota bacterium genome:
- a CDS encoding DUF6485 family protein: MPKECNATRNKSKCNCSYEPCSRKGVCCECIQYHLAMEELPACCFPDDVERTYDRSFSRFVKLHK; the protein is encoded by the coding sequence ATGCCCAAGGAATGTAATGCTACCCGTAATAAGTCAAAGTGTAATTGTTCATACGAACCGTGCAGCAGAAAAGGTGTATGCTGCGAGTGTATTCAGTATCATCTTGCGATGGAGGAACTCCCGGCGTGTTGTTTTCCGGATGACGTTGAACGCACATATGACCGTTCTTTCTCAAGGTTTGTGAAGCTGCATAAATGA
- a CDS encoding VanZ family protein, which translates to MNNGFKSNVRIFVHWLIVTAWCGVIFYLSSRSSIVPQWHFWDQVLSIIGHFGEYSILAFLFYRAVNLSLPALKNVWPYFVYTLIFCAIYAATDEWHQSFVPTRIASVFDWMTDIVGTVCGTAVAVLIYKLYIRE; encoded by the coding sequence ATGAATAACGGGTTTAAAAGTAATGTCAGAATATTTGTGCACTGGTTGATAGTAACAGCGTGGTGCGGGGTAATATTTTATCTTTCCAGTCGTAGCAGTATTGTTCCACAGTGGCATTTCTGGGACCAGGTATTGTCAATAATCGGGCATTTTGGTGAGTACAGCATCCTTGCATTTTTGTTTTACCGCGCTGTAAATTTGTCGTTACCCGCCCTGAAAAACGTGTGGCCGTATTTTGTGTATACATTAATATTTTGCGCAATCTACGCTGCGACGGATGAGTGGCACCAAAGTTTTGTGCCAACCCGTATAGCATCGGTGTTTGATTGGATGACGGATATAGTCGGTACCGTATGCGGTACAGCAGTGGCTGTGTTAATATATAAGTTATATATTAGGGAGTAA